ACACATCCAGCTTGCTAAAAATAGAAGCGATGTGAAATTTTACGGTATGCTCGGAAATGTGCAATCGACGTGCGATCGCTTTATTGCCCTGACCGGAAGCCAACATCCCCAACACCTCAACCTCCCGACTGGTCAGAATTCCCTTCCCATTATCCCGCTCCTTAGCAGTGGCGGGTAATGCCGAAAGCAAAGATTCAATCACATCCGGATGCAGTACATTTAAACCCAAAGCTACTGCCGAAATTGCTCCCACAATCTCATCCCCAGTAGCCTGTAAAGGAAGAATACCCTGCACCCCATTTCGCAACCAATTACGGATTGAAACCTCTTGCCAATCTTCTACCAAAACCACCATTCCAGACACCTGGAATTCACCATCAAAAATCAATTCCTCCCCATCCCATACCAGCAGCACCACATCCGGTTGTAACTGTTCGTTTTTCAAAAGCATTTCGCCATTCGTAACGCTACCCACCACCTCCAAACTCGAATTATTTGCCATTAAAGCCGATAAACCAGCCCGCATAATGGTAGAATTAGCTACCAGCAAAACCCTCGTTATGCCGCTCGTGCTGAGGAGTCTTTGTTCCATAGCACCACATCCAACTGCACAAGCTTATCCCCACGCAGCACATTTAATGGCAGTCCATCACCTTCATAAGAGTTTTCCAAAATGTGAAATAGTTCATTTGGCGAAAGGAAAGCAATACCCCTCACTCCCACCAACACATCTCCCATCATTAGCTGACCGATATCTGCTGGACTGCCGGATTCCACATCGGTAATTAACAATCCGTAACTAGGTTTGCCTTGTAATGGTACGATTACCTCGCGAAGACTCACCCCCAAATAAGGACGTTCGTTACCTCTTTCTAAAAAGCGTTGCACTACATGAGTGGGAATGGCAAACCCTTTCCCCTGTACGATCATCGTATTAATTCCAATTACTTCCCCTTGCACGTTAGCCAAAGGGCCACCAGAATTACCGGGTGCTAATTGTACATCTGTTTGTATCCAATTAGGACGATTGACATTAATGCTAGTGAGATTGTGAATGATTCCCACGGTTACTGCACCCGTCGAGCCGTTTGGATTGCCTACCGCTACTACTAATTCTCCCACTCGCAAGCGATCGCCATTACCAATTTTGGCAGCATTTAAGTTAGAAGCATCTACTTTTAATGCTGCTAAGTCCCGCTGCCGATTTTTCGCGATCGCAGTCGCCGCCAGAATTCGTCCGTCTGATAATTCTACCGATATTTTCGGGTGACTTATGACGTGGGCATTGGTAATAATTATCCCATCGCTATTCCAAATCACGCCCGATCCTATTCCGTTTCTGCGTCCTCGGATTTTGACTGTAGAACGGCGTAGGGATTCGGTTACAGCGTTTAATTCCTCAACTAAGCTGAAACTATTCATTTCTATAACCCCTTTGCGGTCTAACGCCGACGGTGATTGTTAATTCGATCGAATTTCCACCCCGGACAATTTTGGCCTGAATGGGTCGATTAACTCGTTCGGGGCCTAACATGGAATGAACATCGCTGATATCGTTGATGGATGTACCGGAAAGCTCTACTAAAATATCGCCGATTAACACTCCTGCTTTATCTGCTGGTGATGATGCTTCGACGCTAACTACTATTACGCCGCCATTGTCAGGTAAATTAAGCGATTGTTGCAGAACAAGAGGTAGTTGAACTGGTTGCATCCCCAATCCTAGATAACCGTATCTAATGTTGCCAGTTTCTAGCAGTTGGTCAACTATGCGATTCACGATAGTGTTGGGAATGGTGAGTGCAGTATGACGGGGTACTGTGGTATTAATCCCAACTACTTTTCCTTGGGTATCTACTAATGGCCCACCGGAAAAACCTGGGTATAGTATCAGGGAGGGACGAATCGATCGGTCAATGGAAAAACCTCCCCAAGTGCGCCAACTTTCTCCCAAACTACTGATGATGCCCAAACTAGCGCTGATACTATTTTCTTGGCAACGGGCGATCGCTAATACTAGATGACCTACTTTGAGAGTAGTCGCATCTCCCAGATTTGCTGTATTTAGTGCTGTTTCTGGTATTTTCAGTACGGCGAGATCCCTAGTTTCGTCTCTTCCTTCTAAAGTGGCAGAAATGGTTTGCCCTTCTGGTAGGGTAACCCTAATTTCTTCGTCGCGGTTGATGAAGCGATCGGTAGTGACGATAATTCCCGGTCTCCAGTGAACGCCACTCGAAGAGGTGCGTCGCCTACCGTTGATTTGCACGATCGCTTTTGAGGCTTGTTCTACTATATCGGCTAAGTTGCCGGAAAATGCCTCTAATATTTTGCCATTGTTCGATGCAGAATTAGTCATGTGCTTTTTCAAACATGGATGTAAGATGGATTGTTTGGAAACCGATGGTTTCTGGTGCAATCCGACCTATTTCTTTTTAAGATGCTCTATTACCAGCTGCTATGACATCGGATAAATGGGCAGGTACGATCCTAGAAAAATGGCTAGGTAGATGAAAATTCTGCAACACTTTGCTCGATCGAATTAACCAAGCGAGTAATATCGCATCATGAAAAAAGCCATCTTTCTCTGATTTGAACTCAGCGCGATACTATCTTTCGGGATTGCGATCGCCACAGCATAAACATAATAAATGTAGCGATCGCCAACATAGCAGCAGCAATTTTGAAGGTGGACTGCACCCCGAACACAAGGGCATCCGGGGGCGCATTCGTTACCTTCGCGGCGGAAGATTGCATGAAAACTATCGCCGCAAAAATCGCTCCTAATAGGGGAACGCCCGTAGTTTGACCTAGTGTGCGAGTCAGAGACAGCAAACCAGAGGCAATACCGAGCCGTTCTGGTGGCACAGAACCCAAAATAGCGCTGTTATTGGGGGATTGGAACATTCCCAAACCAATGCCAAAAGGCGCAACGCGCACTATGTAATCGATATCCGTCATCTGAGCGTTGAAGGTACTGATACTCAAGCATCCCATCACCATCAACGCCAAACCGATCGAGCTAATCATCCGGGTGCCAAAACGGTCTGATAAGTTGCCCGAAAAGGGAGCGACAATTCCTCCTAGTACAGGAGATACAGCCAGCAACAATCCAACGTGCGGAGTGGGATAGTGCAATACCAGTTCCAGAAAGAAAGGAATAATGAAAATGGTGCCGGCAATCACAATAAATACAAGAATTCCGGTCAGCAAACTGAGGCTAAACTGACGGTTGTGGAACAGAGACAAATCTACTAAAGGGGAAGTACTCCGGGATTCCTGCCACAGAAAGATTACCAGACCGAAGATGGCGATCGCCAACAACCCCAGCGTCATCGGATTGGCAAAACCTGCATCCTGTCCGTGCGTCATACCCAAAGCAAAGGCAGTCAGGGCGATCGTCATTACCACCATCCCAAACCAATCAAACCGTTGTCGAGTAGCTTGATACTGACTTGGCGGTACACTACGGGCAACAACAAAACTGGCAAAAATACCAATCGGAACATTCACCAAAAAAATCATCCGCCAGTCAGACAGCCCAATTAGCAGTCCACCCACTGTTGGGCCTAGAGCGATGCCTAATGATACGATCGCGCCAATAATACCCAATGCCCGTCCCCGCTCAGAACTGGGAAATGCTTCCGTCACCAACGCCGCTCCCAATGCCGAAATCATCACTGCTCCCATACCCTGAAGTGCGCGGAAGCCAATCAGCCAGCCTACTCCAGGAGATAATCCACACAGTAGCGAACTGATGGTAAACACAATCAACCCGCCCAGGTAAAGGCGTTTCTTGCCGATCGTATCTCCCAGTCGCGCTGCCCCTAACACCAGTGCCGTAACTACTAGCAGGTAGCTCAATACTACCCATTGAATAGTAGCAAAGGTGGTTTGAAATACCTCGACTAAGGTTGGTAGGGCAATATTCACAATACTGGTGTCCAGGGTGAACATTAAAACGCCCAAACCAACACCTAACATGACCCACCATTTGGCTGAGGTTGGCTGAGGCGAGGAGGAAAAATCAGGAGGTGGATTAGAACTCATATGTTGGATTTTGCTGATAATAGTTAGAGTTGAAATGTTACTATAGTTAAGAGTATCCGCTCAATCGCACAAAACGCTCTGGCTGTGGAGTTAAC
This DNA window, taken from Aerosakkonema funiforme FACHB-1375, encodes the following:
- a CDS encoding S1C family serine protease, which gives rise to MNSFSLVEELNAVTESLRRSTVKIRGRRNGIGSGVIWNSDGIIITNAHVISHPKISVELSDGRILAATAIAKNRQRDLAALKVDASNLNAAKIGNGDRLRVGELVVAVGNPNGSTGAVTVGIIHNLTSINVNRPNWIQTDVQLAPGNSGGPLANVQGEVIGINTMIVQGKGFAIPTHVVQRFLERGNERPYLGVSLREVIVPLQGKPSYGLLITDVESGSPADIGQLMMGDVLVGVRGIAFLSPNELFHILENSYEGDGLPLNVLRGDKLVQLDVVLWNKDSSARAA
- a CDS encoding DHA2 family efflux MFS transporter permease subunit: MSSNPPPDFSSSPQPTSAKWWVMLGVGLGVLMFTLDTSIVNIALPTLVEVFQTTFATIQWVVLSYLLVVTALVLGAARLGDTIGKKRLYLGGLIVFTISSLLCGLSPGVGWLIGFRALQGMGAVMISALGAALVTEAFPSSERGRALGIIGAIVSLGIALGPTVGGLLIGLSDWRMIFLVNVPIGIFASFVVARSVPPSQYQATRQRFDWFGMVVMTIALTAFALGMTHGQDAGFANPMTLGLLAIAIFGLVIFLWQESRSTSPLVDLSLFHNRQFSLSLLTGILVFIVIAGTIFIIPFFLELVLHYPTPHVGLLLAVSPVLGGIVAPFSGNLSDRFGTRMISSIGLALMVMGCLSISTFNAQMTDIDYIVRVAPFGIGLGMFQSPNNSAILGSVPPERLGIASGLLSLTRTLGQTTGVPLLGAIFAAIVFMQSSAAKVTNAPPDALVFGVQSTFKIAAAMLAIATFIMFMLWRSQSRKIVSR
- a CDS encoding response regulator transcription factor; this encodes MEQRLLSTSGITRVLLVANSTIMRAGLSALMANNSSLEVVGSVTNGEMLLKNEQLQPDVVLLVWDGEELIFDGEFQVSGMVVLVEDWQEVSIRNWLRNGVQGILPLQATGDEIVGAISAVALGLNVLHPDVIESLLSALPATAKERDNGKGILTSREVEVLGMLASGQGNKAIARRLHISEHTVKFHIASIFSKLDVSSRTEAVIKGAKDGLILL
- a CDS encoding S1C family serine protease, with the translated sequence MTNSASNNGKILEAFSGNLADIVEQASKAIVQINGRRRTSSSGVHWRPGIIVTTDRFINRDEEIRVTLPEGQTISATLEGRDETRDLAVLKIPETALNTANLGDATTLKVGHLVLAIARCQENSISASLGIISSLGESWRTWGGFSIDRSIRPSLILYPGFSGGPLVDTQGKVVGINTTVPRHTALTIPNTIVNRIVDQLLETGNIRYGYLGLGMQPVQLPLVLQQSLNLPDNGGVIVVSVEASSPADKAGVLIGDILVELSGTSINDISDVHSMLGPERVNRPIQAKIVRGGNSIELTITVGVRPQRGYRNE